One window from the genome of Corynebacterium sp. SCR221107 encodes:
- a CDS encoding acyl-CoA thioesterase, with the protein MAEDNRYVHTCKVPCRWSDFDRFGHITNAAYVELAQEARQIMAHEEFVERGLETPPVFVRKIMVDYLRPIMPDTIAVIVESQVVEVGKTSFTIRQEIKDLDGKTCAIAEVVQVAIDLTTARPRAINDVELKILTRTAESAKQ; encoded by the coding sequence GTGGCTGAAGATAATCGTTACGTACACACCTGCAAGGTCCCGTGCCGTTGGTCAGACTTTGACCGTTTCGGACACATCACCAACGCCGCCTATGTGGAGCTGGCCCAGGAGGCCCGCCAGATCATGGCGCACGAGGAGTTTGTGGAGCGCGGGTTGGAGACCCCACCGGTGTTTGTGCGCAAGATTATGGTGGATTACCTGCGCCCGATCATGCCGGATACCATCGCCGTGATCGTGGAGTCCCAGGTCGTGGAGGTGGGCAAGACCTCCTTTACCATCCGCCAGGAGATTAAGGACCTCGATGGCAAGACGTGCGCTATCGCCGAGGTCGTCCAGGTGGCCATCGATTTGACCACCGCCCGCCCGCGTGCGATCAATGACGTGGAGCTAAAGATCCTCACCCGTACCGCCGAGTCGGCAAAGCAGTAG
- the cas2e gene encoding type I-E CRISPR-associated endoribonuclease Cas2e produces the protein MMVLVVTACPAGLRGDLTKWLLEISPGVFVGRPTARVREAIWQRTCDLVKDGRAILVHNAANEQGLDFKVHRHDWEPTDFDGVKLMVRPNKKSTTRRTGWSKARRYW, from the coding sequence ATGATGGTACTCGTCGTCACGGCTTGTCCCGCCGGTCTGCGCGGAGATCTGACCAAGTGGCTACTCGAAATTTCACCGGGTGTGTTCGTAGGTCGACCAACCGCGCGGGTAAGGGAAGCAATCTGGCAACGAACCTGCGACCTCGTAAAGGATGGTCGGGCGATTCTGGTCCACAACGCGGCAAATGAGCAAGGTCTTGACTTCAAGGTTCATCGGCACGACTGGGAACCGACCGACTTCGATGGCGTGAAACTCATGGTGCGACCGAATAAGAAGAGCACAACTCGTCGCACCGGTTGGAGCAAAGCTCGGCGCTATTGGTGA
- the cas1e gene encoding type I-E CRISPR-associated endonuclease Cas1e, with amino-acid sequence MTGKPSSEPLDRLSLSKVEERISFLYVERAAVNRDNNALTIHDHRGIAHVPATDIAVLLLGPGTKVTFAAMALLGDSGVSVAWVGEKGIRYYAHGRPVAKTARNAIAQAEIVTHQRRRLYCARQMYAMRFPGEDVSRLTMAQLRGREGARMKRIYAAESERTGVFWNRRSYDPNDFDSGDPINRALTAANAALYGIAHAVIVSLGFNPALGIVHQGTDRSLVYDLADLYKAEITIPAAFDAVASAQMNADRIVRHHVRDKVVEKRLVERMVKDLLFLMEVRSEADRIDAELRLWSDLAVVPSGVNWEDQ; translated from the coding sequence GTGACTGGGAAACCAAGCAGCGAACCACTTGACCGGCTATCGCTTTCCAAAGTGGAGGAGCGGATCTCCTTCCTTTATGTGGAAAGAGCGGCAGTCAACCGCGACAACAATGCATTGACTATCCATGACCATCGCGGGATCGCCCATGTCCCCGCGACGGACATTGCGGTGCTGCTGCTTGGCCCCGGCACAAAAGTGACCTTCGCTGCGATGGCGTTGCTCGGTGATTCGGGCGTCAGCGTGGCATGGGTGGGGGAAAAGGGCATCCGCTACTATGCACACGGGCGGCCAGTTGCCAAGACTGCTCGAAATGCAATCGCCCAAGCGGAAATTGTGACTCATCAACGACGCCGCCTTTATTGCGCGCGACAGATGTATGCCATGAGGTTCCCCGGTGAGGACGTTTCGCGGCTCACCATGGCACAGCTTCGTGGACGCGAAGGCGCCCGTATGAAGCGCATCTACGCTGCGGAAAGTGAACGCACCGGCGTGTTTTGGAACCGCCGAAGCTATGATCCCAATGACTTTGACTCTGGTGACCCCATCAATCGGGCCCTGACTGCTGCAAATGCAGCTCTTTATGGGATCGCCCATGCCGTCATCGTCAGTCTTGGATTCAACCCAGCTCTAGGCATCGTCCATCAAGGCACCGATCGATCCCTCGTCTACGATCTCGCAGATCTTTACAAAGCAGAAATAACCATTCCCGCAGCTTTTGACGCTGTCGCGAGCGCACAAATGAACGCCGACCGAATTGTTCGTCACCACGTCCGTGACAAGGTCGTCGAAAAGCGGCTAGTGGAGAGGATGGTTAAGGACTTGCTTTTTCTGATGGAAGTCCGTTCCGAAGCAGACAGAATTGACGCAGAACTACGTCTGTGGAGCGACCTTGCGGTGGTGCCGAGCGGAGTGAATTGGGAGGATCAATAG
- a CDS encoding DedA family protein, whose amino-acid sequence MSLSTLMDAGALLDQFGPYVIGGLALVVFIESGVLFPFLPGDSLLVTAAILRHDLGITVPVLIAVAMAAAFLGDQVGFWLGRRFGRKLFKDDARVLKTEYLNEAEAFFAKHGGLALVLGRFVPIVRTYVPFAAGTADMHYRSFLKWNVLGAAGWVLSMVLVGVLLGGIPGIADSIDKIMILIIVISVMPMIIGWARKRKADKIVTVVAEGEPTAIESSVKH is encoded by the coding sequence ATGAGCCTTTCCACCCTAATGGATGCAGGCGCCCTACTCGACCAGTTCGGCCCCTATGTCATCGGCGGCCTCGCGTTGGTCGTCTTTATCGAATCCGGCGTGCTGTTTCCCTTCCTACCGGGTGACTCCCTGCTGGTGACCGCCGCCATCTTGCGCCACGACCTAGGTATTACCGTCCCCGTGCTCATCGCGGTGGCCATGGCTGCTGCATTTTTGGGCGATCAGGTGGGCTTCTGGCTGGGACGTCGCTTCGGCCGCAAGCTGTTCAAGGATGATGCGCGCGTGCTGAAGACCGAATACCTCAACGAAGCAGAGGCCTTCTTCGCCAAGCACGGCGGGCTGGCGCTGGTGTTGGGCCGTTTCGTGCCGATCGTGCGCACCTACGTGCCCTTTGCCGCCGGCACCGCCGACATGCACTACCGCAGCTTCCTTAAGTGGAACGTGCTCGGTGCCGCCGGCTGGGTGTTGTCGATGGTGCTGGTGGGTGTGCTGCTCGGCGGCATCCCCGGTATCGCGGATTCCATCGACAAGATCATGATCCTCATCATCGTGATCTCGGTCATGCCGATGATCATCGGCTGGGCTCGCAAGCGCAAGGCCGACAAGATCGTCACGGTGGTGGCCGAGGGCGAACCGACCGCAATCGAGTCCTCGGTCAAGCACTAA
- the ettA gene encoding energy-dependent translational throttle protein EttA: MGEFIYTMKNVRKAIGDKVILDNVTMAFYPGAKIGVVGPNGAGKSSILKIMAGLDQPSNGEAFLDPGATVGILLQEPPLNEDKTVRENVEEGLGDIFEKKKRFEEIAEEMATNYTDELMEEMGKLQEELDHADAWEVDSKIEQAMEALRCPPSDEPVSHLSGGERRRVALAKLLLSEPDLLLLDEPTNHLDAESVQWLEKHLQDYKGAVLAVTHDRYFLDHVAQWICEVDRGKLYPYEGNYSTYLETKAQRLEVAGKKDQKLQKRLKEELAWVRSGAKARQAKNKARLQRYEEMAAEAEQYKKLDFEEIQIPTPPRLGNQVVEVKNLTKGFDGRVLIKDLSFTLPRNGIVGVIGPNGVGKSTLFKTIVGLEQPDAGTVTVGQTVKLSYVDQNRENIDPEKTVWEVVSDGLDYIVVGQNEMPSRAYLSAFGFKGPDQQKPSKVLSGGERNRLNLALTLKQGGNLILLDEPTNDLDVETLGSLENALQKFPGCAVVISHDRWFLDRTCTHILAWEGNIAEGQWFWFEGNFEDYEKNKVERLGPDAARPSRVTHRKLTR, translated from the coding sequence GTGGGCGAGTTCATCTACACGATGAAAAACGTGCGCAAGGCCATCGGTGACAAGGTCATCCTCGACAATGTCACCATGGCCTTCTATCCCGGCGCCAAGATCGGCGTCGTCGGCCCGAACGGTGCCGGAAAGTCCTCCATCCTCAAGATCATGGCCGGGCTCGACCAGCCGTCGAACGGCGAGGCCTTCCTCGATCCGGGTGCCACCGTGGGCATCCTGCTGCAGGAGCCGCCGCTGAACGAGGACAAGACCGTCCGCGAGAACGTGGAGGAGGGCTTGGGCGACATCTTCGAGAAGAAGAAACGCTTCGAGGAGATCGCCGAGGAGATGGCCACCAACTACACCGACGAGCTCATGGAGGAGATGGGCAAGCTTCAAGAAGAGCTCGACCACGCCGACGCCTGGGAGGTTGATTCCAAGATCGAGCAGGCCATGGAGGCCCTGCGCTGCCCGCCGTCGGATGAGCCGGTCTCCCACCTGTCCGGTGGTGAGCGCCGCCGCGTGGCGCTGGCCAAGCTGCTGCTGTCCGAGCCCGACCTCCTGCTTCTCGACGAGCCCACCAACCACCTCGACGCCGAGTCCGTGCAGTGGCTGGAAAAGCACCTGCAGGACTATAAGGGCGCGGTCCTGGCCGTCACCCACGACCGCTACTTCCTCGACCACGTCGCGCAGTGGATCTGCGAGGTTGACCGCGGCAAGCTCTACCCCTACGAGGGCAACTACTCCACCTACCTGGAGACCAAGGCACAGCGCCTGGAGGTGGCCGGCAAGAAGGACCAGAAGCTGCAAAAGCGCCTGAAGGAAGAGCTCGCCTGGGTCCGCTCCGGCGCCAAGGCCCGCCAGGCCAAGAACAAGGCCCGCCTGCAGCGCTACGAGGAGATGGCTGCGGAGGCCGAGCAGTACAAGAAGCTCGACTTCGAAGAGATCCAGATCCCGACCCCGCCGCGCCTGGGCAACCAGGTCGTCGAGGTCAAAAACCTCACCAAGGGCTTCGACGGCCGGGTGCTCATCAAGGACCTGTCTTTCACACTGCCACGCAACGGCATCGTCGGCGTCATCGGCCCCAACGGCGTGGGCAAGTCCACCCTGTTTAAGACCATCGTGGGCTTGGAGCAGCCGGATGCCGGCACAGTCACCGTAGGACAGACGGTCAAGCTGTCCTACGTGGACCAAAACCGCGAGAACATCGACCCGGAAAAGACCGTCTGGGAGGTCGTGTCCGACGGGCTGGACTACATCGTGGTCGGCCAAAACGAAATGCCTTCGCGCGCCTACCTGTCCGCCTTCGGCTTCAAGGGGCCGGACCAGCAAAAGCCGTCCAAGGTTCTCTCCGGCGGCGAGCGCAACCGCCTGAACCTCGCGCTCACGCTCAAGCAGGGCGGCAACCTGATCCTGCTCGACGAGCCGACCAACGACCTCGACGTCGAGACCCTGGGTTCGCTGGAAAACGCGCTGCAGAAGTTCCCGGGCTGTGCCGTGGTCATCTCCCACGACCGCTGGTTCTTGGACCGCACGTGTACCCACATCCTGGCCTGGGAGGGCAACATCGCCGAAGGCCAGTGGTTCTGGTTCGAGGGTAACTTCGAGGATTATGAGAAGAACAAGGTCGAGCGCCTCGGCCCCGACGCCGCTCGCCCCTCGCGTGTGACCCACCGCAAGCTGACCCGCTAA
- a CDS encoding cytochrome c oxidase assembly protein: MAESTSPRSTVRPSWPLYAGFAAVAGAIAAFLGWLFTGDSLAALGIPDPGILTTAGYPLLRAVGWVMVALSVGSFLASAFFIAPDRDDLPSARLTVDGVIAARTGSVAALIFGLIELLMVPMVLSDVSGQPLSQALSPSSWSVALGQVAAAQAALAAAIIALVFGCASLFLRSWMWQPVWLVFAIIQVAPLGLEGHSASGGDHDYGTNSLLLHLLFAFLWTGGLIALIAHGRRLGPNLEVAVRRYSTVALVSILAMALTGLINAAIRVRVEDLFTVAYGRVVLAKFLLTVVLGLLGWAHRTVTIPQLGVKPRAFLRLGVVEAVIMAATMGVAVSLGRTPPPPPRDIRLSQMVLEMGYEVTKPPTFTGVWTVWRYDLMFTTFGIVLTGLYIWGLVRLRAQKKTWPWWRSFWFLLGSVGLAVSMSSGVGLYMPAQFSMHMVTHMVLSMVIPVFLVIGAPLTLALEVLPASTPGMPGMREWINALLASKSLRFIMHPAVNTVQFVSIFYLLYITPWYDLMVSEHAGHLIMNWVFLASGYVYYWGMIGGDPKPKKESVMSRLAWLIFSMPFHLYFGVYLMQLSQILAEDFYSTLDLPYAVDLMHDQNVGGGIAWASGSFPLIVVFGALFLQWLKEDRAEIKEMEQREEETGVDEMDAYNEMLAAMSKGQVDNISEYHNKDFPR; the protein is encoded by the coding sequence ATGGCTGAATCAACGTCCCCACGCTCAACGGTGCGCCCATCATGGCCGCTGTATGCGGGTTTTGCCGCGGTTGCAGGCGCGATCGCGGCCTTTCTAGGCTGGCTGTTTACTGGCGATTCCCTCGCCGCATTGGGAATCCCAGACCCCGGCATCCTTACCACCGCCGGGTATCCGCTGTTGCGCGCCGTGGGTTGGGTGATGGTTGCCCTCTCTGTGGGCAGCTTCCTTGCCAGCGCGTTCTTCATCGCCCCGGATCGCGATGATCTGCCCTCAGCCAGGCTGACCGTCGACGGCGTGATCGCCGCCCGCACCGGCTCCGTCGCCGCACTGATTTTCGGCCTGATCGAGCTGCTTATGGTTCCGATGGTGCTTTCCGACGTTTCGGGGCAGCCTTTGAGCCAGGCCCTATCGCCGTCCTCGTGGTCAGTGGCTCTAGGCCAGGTTGCCGCCGCGCAGGCGGCGTTGGCCGCAGCGATCATCGCGCTGGTTTTCGGCTGTGCCTCCCTGTTCTTGCGCTCGTGGATGTGGCAGCCGGTGTGGCTCGTGTTCGCCATCATCCAGGTCGCCCCGCTGGGGTTGGAGGGACACTCCGCCTCCGGCGGCGACCACGACTACGGCACCAACTCGCTGCTGCTGCACCTGCTGTTCGCCTTCTTGTGGACCGGCGGGCTCATCGCGCTCATAGCGCACGGCCGGCGCCTAGGACCCAACCTCGAGGTGGCTGTGCGCCGCTACTCCACGGTCGCTTTGGTATCCATCCTCGCGATGGCGCTGACCGGGTTGATTAATGCGGCCATCCGCGTGCGTGTGGAAGACCTCTTTACCGTGGCCTACGGCAGGGTGGTGCTGGCGAAGTTCCTACTCACGGTGGTCTTGGGGCTACTGGGGTGGGCCCACCGCACGGTCACCATCCCGCAGCTGGGGGTCAAGCCGCGCGCCTTTTTGCGCCTGGGCGTTGTCGAGGCGGTCATCATGGCCGCCACCATGGGCGTTGCCGTGTCTCTGGGGCGCACCCCGCCACCACCGCCGCGCGACATCCGCCTATCCCAGATGGTGCTGGAGATGGGCTACGAGGTCACCAAGCCGCCGACGTTTACCGGCGTGTGGACGGTCTGGCGCTATGACCTCATGTTTACCACCTTCGGCATTGTGCTCACCGGCCTGTATATCTGGGGGCTTGTCAGGCTGCGCGCCCAGAAAAAGACCTGGCCGTGGTGGCGCTCCTTCTGGTTCCTGCTGGGCTCGGTGGGCTTGGCGGTGTCCATGAGCTCGGGTGTGGGCTTGTACATGCCCGCCCAATTCTCCATGCACATGGTCACCCACATGGTGCTGTCCATGGTCATCCCGGTGTTTTTGGTCATCGGCGCGCCGCTGACCCTCGCGCTTGAGGTCCTGCCCGCATCCACTCCCGGCATGCCCGGCATGCGCGAGTGGATCAACGCGCTGCTGGCCTCGAAGTCGCTGCGCTTTATCATGCATCCGGCGGTCAATACGGTGCAGTTCGTCTCCATCTTCTACCTGCTCTACATCACCCCCTGGTACGACCTGATGGTCTCCGAGCACGCCGGTCACCTCATCATGAACTGGGTGTTCCTGGCGTCCGGCTATGTCTACTACTGGGGCATGATCGGCGGCGACCCGAAGCCGAAGAAGGAATCTGTCATGTCGCGACTGGCGTGGCTCATCTTCTCCATGCCCTTCCACCTCTACTTCGGCGTCTACCTCATGCAGCTGTCGCAGATCCTGGCCGAGGACTTTTACTCCACCCTTGACCTGCCATATGCGGTTGACCTCATGCATGACCAAAACGTCGGCGGCGGCATCGCCTGGGCCTCCGGCTCCTTCCCACTCATCGTGGTCTTCGGTGCGCTTTTCCTGCAGTGGCTGAAGGAAGACCGCGCAGAGATCAAGGAGATGGAACAGCGCGAGGAAGAAACCGGCGTGGACGAAATGGACGCCTACAACGAGATGTTGGCCGCGATGTCGAAGGGGCAGGTGGACAACATTTCTGAATATCACAACAAAGACTTCCCACGCTAG
- a CDS encoding single-stranded DNA-binding protein — protein MHAATTIIGHLTDEPVLNRIGEDTYVCRLRVASSRRVRRAGTNGTQEQARQEAANNLQAAGYQPTGAPTPPGTGATNRPQEDNWVDQDVLFIDVECWGQLAVNAKKSLQKGRPVIAVGYLYTNNWQDKEGNPRQATRLRATNVALELSRYVAGSRKSTPEDVRGIPGVDIPAPGGAHEDMIANHYPARGTQHTGEDDGAAPAEYDAALADDAGAEARQVEARPATVGV, from the coding sequence ATGCACGCAGCCACTACCATCATTGGCCACCTCACCGACGAGCCGGTGCTCAACCGCATCGGTGAGGACACCTACGTCTGTCGCCTCCGGGTGGCCTCCTCCCGCCGCGTACGCCGCGCGGGCACTAACGGCACCCAGGAACAGGCTCGCCAGGAGGCAGCCAACAACCTCCAGGCCGCCGGCTACCAGCCAACAGGGGCTCCAACCCCGCCAGGCACCGGCGCCACCAACCGCCCACAGGAAGACAACTGGGTTGATCAGGACGTGCTGTTTATCGACGTCGAGTGCTGGGGACAGCTGGCGGTCAACGCCAAGAAGTCCCTCCAGAAGGGGCGCCCGGTCATCGCCGTGGGCTACCTCTACACCAACAACTGGCAGGACAAGGAGGGCAACCCGCGCCAGGCCACCCGCCTGCGCGCGACCAACGTCGCCTTGGAGCTGAGCCGCTACGTCGCCGGAAGCCGCAAGTCCACCCCGGAGGACGTGCGTGGCATCCCGGGCGTGGACATCCCCGCGCCCGGCGGGGCCCACGAGGATATGATTGCCAACCACTACCCGGCACGCGGCACCCAGCACACGGGGGAAGATGATGGGGCCGCCCCGGCGGAATACGACGCGGCGCTTGCCGACGACGCGGGCGCGGAGGCCCGCCAGGTCGAGGCCCGCCCGGCGACCGTGGGGGTGTAG
- the cas6e gene encoding type I-E CRISPR-associated protein Cas6/Cse3/CasE, with protein sequence MTTLTRVLLNPERRQARRLITNPQVMHAAVRAAFPPDLNESARVLWRLDKREHEHVLYIVGPEASDASHIVEQAGWATRPAEIANYAPFADALLRGQHWNFELVANPTKSVPVKGGKRGKVVPLVGDEGQSAWLLDRAQRHGFVAKECVIVERNHLRFAKSAEDNRRKVTLGTVRYRGVLEVTSPELLRAALFGGIGRGRAYGCGLLTLAQR encoded by the coding sequence ATGACCACGCTGACTCGAGTGCTGCTTAACCCCGAGCGGCGTCAAGCCCGTCGACTGATTACCAATCCTCAGGTCATGCACGCCGCAGTTCGTGCGGCGTTTCCACCCGACCTTAATGAATCCGCCCGGGTGCTTTGGCGCTTGGACAAGCGAGAACACGAGCATGTGTTGTACATCGTCGGCCCTGAAGCCAGCGATGCCAGCCACATCGTTGAGCAGGCAGGATGGGCAACACGCCCTGCTGAAATCGCCAATTATGCCCCCTTTGCAGATGCTTTACTAAGAGGGCAACACTGGAATTTCGAATTGGTCGCGAATCCAACCAAGTCCGTCCCAGTGAAGGGCGGTAAGAGGGGGAAGGTGGTCCCACTCGTCGGTGATGAAGGGCAGTCCGCGTGGCTTCTCGATCGCGCCCAAAGGCACGGATTCGTTGCGAAAGAGTGCGTCATAGTCGAGCGCAACCATCTTCGTTTTGCGAAGTCGGCGGAAGATAATCGCCGAAAGGTCACGCTTGGGACGGTTCGTTACCGCGGTGTGCTGGAAGTGACTTCCCCCGAGCTACTTAGAGCGGCACTTTTCGGTGGAATCGGCCGCGGGCGAGCATATGGTTGCGGACTCTTGACACTGGCGCAACGTTAG
- the cas5e gene encoding type I-E CRISPR-associated protein Cas5/CasD produces the protein MTSTLLLRLKGPMQSWGDESRYGIRATGHMPTKSGVVGLLAAAQGRRRADPIEDLAGLRFAVRVDQPGTLLKDFQTAEKWQVGGGNSLVTRYFLEDAVFVAAIESDDDEMIEALRGAILNPRFPLFLGRRSCPVSPDLLIGVRPGSAVEALKELEWQASKSHKSKRAKKVALPIFRDADPGEIGVPRQDVPISFSQEHRKYGWREVIQDPTGAVFVNEDGKHEDPFMEAVMSV, from the coding sequence GTGACCTCAACTCTGCTTTTGCGGCTGAAAGGCCCCATGCAATCATGGGGAGATGAGAGCCGGTACGGTATTCGCGCCACAGGCCACATGCCCACGAAGTCGGGAGTTGTTGGCCTATTGGCAGCAGCACAAGGTCGACGCCGAGCGGATCCGATTGAGGATCTTGCAGGATTGCGTTTCGCTGTACGAGTGGATCAGCCCGGAACGTTGCTCAAGGACTTCCAGACGGCGGAGAAATGGCAAGTTGGCGGAGGAAATTCACTGGTGACTAGGTATTTCCTTGAGGATGCCGTCTTCGTTGCTGCGATCGAAAGCGACGATGATGAGATGATTGAGGCTCTTCGTGGGGCCATCCTAAACCCGCGCTTTCCTCTGTTCCTTGGTCGTCGGTCGTGCCCGGTGTCGCCGGATCTGCTAATTGGTGTAAGGCCAGGTTCGGCTGTCGAGGCGCTGAAAGAATTGGAATGGCAAGCCTCGAAATCTCACAAGTCTAAGCGCGCTAAGAAGGTGGCTTTGCCAATTTTCCGCGATGCTGATCCAGGTGAGATAGGTGTACCTCGTCAGGATGTTCCTATCTCCTTCTCACAAGAGCATCGCAAGTACGGGTGGCGCGAGGTTATACAAGACCCTACAGGTGCAGTCTTTGTGAATGAGGATGGCAAGCATGAAGATCCCTTTATGGAAGCGGTGATGTCGGTATGA
- a CDS encoding response regulator transcription factor encodes MLPPLLYLEDDQRLGAITRDLLALSWDVTWVASLADAKVALTDGVFSVCVFDRLLADGDATELITWMRARHDATPVLMLTALGQVRDRVSGLDSGSNDYLVKPFDFEELDARLRALTRDYTGAGQGIEIGSWVFYPDRATLESPYTGRIQLTEKEARLLAVLAKEPHRVFSREQLLGAVFDHGDSLSTVDTYVHYVRRKGDRDLIQTVRGAGYQLGTPA; translated from the coding sequence ATGCTGCCTCCACTGTTGTACCTGGAAGACGATCAGCGCTTGGGCGCGATCACCCGCGACCTTTTGGCCCTTTCCTGGGACGTGACCTGGGTTGCATCACTTGCCGACGCCAAGGTGGCACTCACCGACGGCGTTTTCTCGGTGTGCGTTTTCGATCGTTTGCTTGCCGACGGCGACGCCACCGAACTCATCACCTGGATGCGCGCCCGGCACGACGCCACCCCGGTGCTCATGCTCACCGCCCTAGGCCAGGTGCGCGATCGCGTCTCGGGACTCGACTCCGGCTCCAACGATTACCTAGTTAAGCCCTTCGATTTTGAAGAACTCGATGCGCGCCTGCGGGCGCTCACCCGCGACTACACCGGCGCCGGGCAGGGAATAGAGATCGGCTCGTGGGTCTTCTACCCCGACCGCGCCACCTTAGAATCGCCCTATACCGGGCGCATCCAGCTCACCGAAAAAGAAGCCCGCCTGCTGGCGGTTTTGGCCAAGGAGCCGCACCGGGTGTTTAGCCGCGAACAGCTACTCGGGGCGGTATTTGATCACGGCGACTCGCTTTCGACGGTGGACACCTACGTTCACTATGTGCGCCGCAAGGGCGACCGGGACCTGATTCAGACGGTGCGGGGCGCGGGTTATCAGCTTGGAACCCCCGCCTAA
- a CDS encoding sensor histidine kinase — protein MSTPDYDRDLFRQSARRISVRMGLVSAGMVLAGAGLFFFALWWKTFSADGPETSHYITVSFDIIDLVIAVGTVGVGTIVLATAAAFYYSREATAPLAEAMTRQRNFIADASHELRTPLSVMHLRVQQLQILARGDTRIAPVAQELRADTQAMADIVDDLLAIASGTVEDAATDLASALDATETLLAPKAAADGVTLALADVDRAAPVAMSAVSLQRCLRALVTNAISHTPRGGQVTVAVADRGADFITVTVADTGTGITGIDPARVFDRFASGSGGRDQSHGIGLALVKDAVTRCGGTVAVHKSDAGGTTFALRLPRTEKEH, from the coding sequence GTGAGCACCCCCGATTATGACCGCGATCTTTTTCGGCAGTCCGCCCGCCGCATCTCGGTGCGGATGGGCCTGGTGTCTGCGGGCATGGTGCTCGCGGGCGCGGGCTTGTTCTTCTTCGCCTTGTGGTGGAAAACGTTCTCGGCCGACGGCCCGGAGACCTCGCACTACATCACCGTCTCCTTCGACATCATCGACCTTGTCATCGCCGTGGGCACCGTGGGCGTGGGCACGATTGTGTTGGCCACCGCGGCCGCGTTTTACTACTCCCGGGAGGCCACCGCCCCCTTGGCGGAGGCGATGACCAGGCAGCGCAATTTCATCGCGGATGCCTCCCACGAGTTGCGCACCCCGCTGTCGGTGATGCATCTGCGCGTGCAGCAGCTGCAGATCCTGGCCCGGGGCGATACCCGCATCGCGCCGGTGGCACAGGAATTGCGCGCCGACACCCAGGCGATGGCAGACATCGTCGACGATCTGCTGGCGATCGCTTCCGGCACGGTGGAGGATGCCGCCACCGATCTTGCTAGCGCCCTAGACGCCACCGAGACCCTGCTTGCGCCGAAGGCGGCCGCCGACGGGGTCACCCTTGCTCTTGCCGACGTCGACCGCGCCGCACCCGTGGCCATGTCGGCGGTCTCGCTGCAGCGTTGCCTTCGGGCACTGGTTACCAACGCGATCTCGCATACCCCACGCGGCGGCCAGGTCACCGTCGCCGTGGCCGATCGTGGGGCCGACTTCATCACGGTTACCGTCGCCGACACCGGCACCGGCATCACCGGCATCGACCCGGCGCGCGTCTTCGACCGTTTTGCCTCCGGCTCGGGCGGGCGCGACCAGTCCCACGGCATCGGTTTAGCCCTGGTCAAGGATGCCGTCACCCGCTGCGGCGGCACGGTGGCGGTGCACAAAAGCGATGCGGGCGGCACCACCTTCGCATTACGCCTCCCCCGCACGGAAAAGGAGCACTAG